The segment CCCTCCATCGTGACGCCGGCGAAGCCCTTCTCGACGAGCAGGTCGTCGGCCGCCTCCAGCACCGCCTGGCGGGCCTGCTCGCTGCGGCCGTGCCGGTTGCCGTGGTGCCGGGCCGACCGGTCGGGCCGGTCCGGCACCGGGCCGGCGGTTTCTGTCGCGGATCCCATGCCGTCAAAGTACTCGCTCTAGATTTGACGCAACGTTGCGTCTACTCTAAACCGCATGACATTAACCGACACCCTCGCCGACTCCCGGGTCGAAACCGCCCTCAGCCGGATGTTCGCGCTCGCCGCGCACGACGAGGACGCGGCTCCCGTCAGCGGTTTCGCGGCGAAGACCCCGCAGGAACGGGCCGACGCCACGGCCGGGATCTACATGCCGATCTCCGCCACGGGCGGACAGCTGCTCTACAACCTGGTCCGGGCCGTCCGTCCGGCCACCGTGGTCGAGTTCGGCATGTCCTTCGGGATCTCCGCGCTGTACCTGGCCGCCGCCGTACGGGACAACGGCACCGGACGCGTCATCACCACGGAGCTGGGCAAGGACAAGATCACCTCCGCCCGCCGCACCTTCGCCGGGGCCGGCCTGGACGACCTGATCACCGTGCTGGAGGGAGACGCCCTGGAAACCCTCAAAGGCCTCGACGGGCCCGCCGGTTTCGTTCTGCTCGACGGCTGGAAGGACCTGTGCCTGCCGGTGCTGCGGCTGCTCGAACCGCACCTGGAGCCCGGCACCCTCGTCGTGGCCGACGACGTCGGACTGAGCGGCCTGCGGCCCTATCTCGACCACGTACGCGACCCGGCGAACGGCTACCGGAGCGTAACCTTCCCCGTCGAGGACGGAATGGAGATCAGCTGCCGTCTGTGACCTGGGGATTGCGTGTGCTTCGCCGTCAAGTCCCGTGAGGCGGAAGGAATTTAGGCTACTGTCGCGCTCGTACAGCTGCGCGAGAGAGAACCGGGATCTCGATGTGAAGGCCGTGGAATCGCCCCCGTTGGTCCCGCTGCGCGATGGCGACCCGCGACAGGTCGGGCCCTACGCCATGATGTCCGTCCTCGGCAGCGGCGGGATGGGGCGGGTCTACCTCGGCCGGGACACGACCGGCGGGCGCGGCCTGGCCGCAGTCAAGGTGATCCGGCCCGAGTACGCGGACGACCCGCAGTTCCGGAAGCGGTTCGAGCGGGAGGCCCACGCGCTGGCCCGGGTCCAGGGGCCGTACACCGCACAGCTGCTGGGCACCGGTATCGACGCCGAGCTGGTGTGGATGGCCACCGAGTACATAGCCGGGCCCAGCCTGTCCACGGCCGTCGACGAGGGCGGGCCGATGGACGCGGCGACGGCCTGGCGGCTCATCGCCGACCTGGCT is part of the Streptomyces sp. NBC_01262 genome and harbors:
- a CDS encoding O-methyltransferase, with the translated sequence MTLTDTLADSRVETALSRMFALAAHDEDAAPVSGFAAKTPQERADATAGIYMPISATGGQLLYNLVRAVRPATVVEFGMSFGISALYLAAAVRDNGTGRVITTELGKDKITSARRTFAGAGLDDLITVLEGDALETLKGLDGPAGFVLLDGWKDLCLPVLRLLEPHLEPGTLVVADDVGLSGLRPYLDHVRDPANGYRSVTFPVEDGMEISCRL